The Pseudomonadota bacterium genome includes a region encoding these proteins:
- a CDS encoding DUF128 domain-containing protein, producing the protein MRVDYESQRTGHLRILKETDRPSSGRRIASALNHVGHEISERTVRLYLHKMDEAGLTENFGKRGRRISNFGRAELEVTGIIEKVGFLSAKIDQMTYRMSYDLESGNGTVVVNISLVKPEHLLICLDEIRQVFAEGFSMGEMLSLLYAGERLGSAVIPEGYIGFATVCSITLNGVLLQYGIPTNSRFGGLLELHDKKAVRFVEIINYNGTSLDPLEAFIRSGMTDYRGAISSGDGKIGASFREFPADSREDVEKLAERLKTIGLGGFMVLGWPGQTLLDIPVNEGSFGAVVIGGLNPAAILEERGFRINSRALAGLLDSRRLFNYRELSERLRHGS; encoded by the coding sequence ATTCGAGTGGACTATGAATCGCAAAGAACAGGCCATTTAAGGATTCTCAAAGAGACCGACAGGCCGTCAAGTGGCCGCAGAATCGCGTCCGCCTTAAATCATGTCGGGCACGAGATCAGTGAACGCACCGTGCGTCTGTATCTGCATAAGATGGACGAAGCCGGTTTGACGGAAAACTTCGGCAAGCGTGGCCGCCGAATCAGTAATTTTGGTCGAGCTGAACTGGAGGTTACCGGGATTATCGAGAAGGTTGGTTTCCTCTCGGCCAAGATCGACCAGATGACCTACCGGATGAGTTATGATCTGGAGAGTGGTAACGGCACCGTGGTCGTCAATATCTCGCTGGTCAAACCGGAGCATCTGCTTATTTGCCTAGACGAGATTAGACAGGTTTTCGCCGAGGGCTTTTCCATGGGGGAAATGCTCTCCCTGCTCTATGCCGGAGAGCGGCTGGGGTCTGCGGTAATTCCTGAGGGTTATATCGGTTTCGCCACGGTTTGTTCGATTACCCTGAACGGGGTGTTGCTGCAGTATGGTATTCCGACCAATTCGCGTTTTGGTGGTCTGCTTGAGCTGCACGACAAAAAAGCGGTGCGTTTTGTCGAGATAATCAATTATAACGGTACCAGTCTTGATCCCCTGGAAGCTTTTATTCGAAGCGGAATGACCGACTATCGTGGCGCTATTTCCAGCGGCGACGGCAAAATCGGGGCCAGTTTTCGTGAGTTTCCGGCCGACAGCCGGGAGGATGTCGAAAAATTGGCGGAGCGCTTGAAAACCATCGGTCTGGGCGGCTTCATGGTGCTGGGTTGGCCCGGTCAGACCCTGCTTGATATTCCGGTCAATGAAGGCAGTTTCGGCGCGGTGGTCATCGGCGGTCTCAATCCGGCGGCCATTCTTGAGGAACGAGGTTTTCGCATCAATTCCCGAGCTCTGGCCGGTTTGCTTGATAGTCGGCGGCTCTTTAATTATCGCGAGCTTTCCGAACGTCTGCGCCATGGAAGCTGA
- a CDS encoding universal stress protein: MLFKKVMALTDGSRNSRSALRYAVEICRNFKAPLYILSVVEDLPTYVNIEVGSEFFSKVQDSIQAEVENCAAYCKASGISCQGEVRHGVPYEEIVNYAKEIGAGLIVMATHGHTGLSHILLGSVAEKVIRHAPCPVLTTRIDDQDWDITEAVSAEV, translated from the coding sequence ATGCTGTTCAAAAAGGTCATGGCTTTAACCGACGGTTCAAGGAATAGTCGCAGCGCCCTGCGCTACGCAGTTGAAATCTGCCGCAATTTCAAGGCACCGCTTTATATTTTATCGGTAGTCGAGGATTTGCCTACGTATGTTAATATCGAGGTGGGCAGTGAATTCTTCAGTAAGGTGCAAGACAGCATTCAGGCCGAGGTGGAGAATTGCGCGGCTTATTGTAAAGCCTCCGGTATCTCCTGCCAGGGCGAGGTCAGGCACGGCGTACCTTACGAGGAAATTGTCAATTATGCCAAGGAGATAGGTGCTGGTCTGATTGTCATGGCCACGCATGGTCATACCGGGCTTTCGCATATTCTTCTCGGTAGTGTAGCCGAAAAGGTCATTCGCCATGCTCCCTGTCCGGTGCTGACGACCAGAATTGATGATCAGGATTGGGATATCACCGAAGCGGTTTCCGCCGAGGTCTGA
- a CDS encoding ketoacid-CoA transferase, which yields MPKKENSSAPYTLKEMMTIAAAREIRNGEIVFCGTGIAMLAAMAAKHISAPESTIFFETGAIDAILEEVPLAVADSRVMFAASRNGGLAEAFATMQNPLTGRRVVGILGAAQIDPYGNLNSTCLGDYRKPRTRFSGSGGACDVASFVNRTIIFMQHEKRKFVEKLDYLTSPGWIDGPEGRSRLGLGGSGPAAVITDLGIMRFKPETKRMYLAAAYPGITPEMVQDKTGFTLEPEPSALFAPPTPTELSILRKRCDPQRLILD from the coding sequence ATGCCGAAAAAAGAAAACAGCTCCGCGCCCTATACACTCAAGGAAATGATGACGATTGCGGCGGCCAGGGAAATCAGAAACGGAGAAATCGTTTTCTGCGGCACCGGCATCGCGATGCTGGCGGCGATGGCGGCCAAGCACATCAGCGCCCCGGAAAGCACGATATTTTTTGAAACCGGAGCCATCGACGCCATTCTCGAAGAAGTTCCGCTGGCCGTGGCCGACTCCCGGGTGATGTTTGCCGCATCCCGTAACGGCGGCCTGGCCGAGGCTTTCGCGACCATGCAGAATCCCCTGACCGGCCGTCGGGTGGTCGGCATTCTCGGAGCCGCCCAGATCGACCCTTACGGCAACCTCAATTCAACCTGCCTTGGGGACTACCGGAAGCCGCGAACTCGTTTTTCCGGCAGCGGCGGGGCTTGCGATGTCGCCAGTTTCGTCAACCGGACGATCATCTTCATGCAGCACGAAAAGCGTAAATTTGTGGAAAAACTCGATTATCTGACCAGCCCGGGCTGGATCGACGGCCCTGAGGGTCGCAGCCGGCTTGGTCTGGGCGGAAGCGGGCCGGCGGCGGTTATCACCGATCTCGGCATCATGCGTTTCAAACCTGAAACCAAGCGCATGTACCTTGCCGCCGCTTATCCCGGCATCACTCCGGAAATGGTTCAGGATAAGACCGGGTTCACCCTCGAGCCGGAACCCTCGGCCCTCTTCGCGCCCCCCACCCCAACCGAACTTTCCATCCTGCGCAAACGCTGCGACCCGCAACGCCTGATTCTGGATTAA
- a CDS encoding CoA transferase subunit A, whose product MKTGQDKVVTLQHAIARLVPNDCHISIGGFTINRNPMAAVYEIIRQKKRGLHLYAHSNGQGLDELIGAGCVRRLEIAYAGNGRFAPTCIRFRKAVEAGLLEVEDYSNYQMTLRFLAGAMGLPFLPTRSGLGSDLLTQWGFSRKLRQNESRLPNDKLITIANPFGDWGESPKLVLVPAINPEVTIIHVQQADRRGNARIHGLTFADIEQAKAARHLIVTCEELVEEDYLKQEPERNQPPFLHVDAVVPVPWGAYPTACYGVYDYDPDYLHAYRRAAEDEKLYQAYLEEKIMTPTGHDDFLQLTPNHQREALQADPTLGYAEGLRRG is encoded by the coding sequence ATGAAAACCGGGCAAGACAAGGTCGTAACCCTTCAACATGCCATCGCCCGGCTGGTTCCGAACGACTGCCATATCAGCATCGGCGGCTTCACGATTAACCGCAATCCAATGGCTGCGGTTTACGAAATCATTCGGCAGAAAAAAAGAGGCTTGCATCTCTACGCTCACTCCAACGGCCAAGGCCTCGATGAGCTGATCGGCGCCGGTTGTGTGCGACGCCTGGAAATCGCCTATGCCGGCAACGGCCGTTTCGCTCCAACCTGTATTCGTTTTCGTAAAGCCGTTGAAGCCGGCCTGCTGGAGGTCGAGGATTACTCAAACTATCAGATGACTCTGCGTTTTCTGGCGGGGGCCATGGGGCTGCCCTTTCTGCCGACACGCTCGGGGCTGGGCAGCGATCTGCTGACACAATGGGGCTTCAGCAGAAAACTGCGCCAAAACGAAAGTCGCTTGCCGAACGACAAACTCATCACCATCGCCAACCCTTTCGGCGACTGGGGAGAAAGTCCCAAGCTGGTGCTGGTACCGGCAATCAATCCCGAGGTCACCATCATTCATGTACAGCAGGCCGACCGCCGCGGCAACGCCCGCATTCATGGTCTGACCTTTGCCGATATCGAGCAGGCCAAAGCCGCTCGCCATCTGATTGTCACCTGCGAGGAACTGGTCGAAGAGGATTATCTTAAACAAGAACCGGAACGTAATCAGCCGCCCTTTCTCCATGTCGACGCCGTGGTCCCGGTCCCCTGGGGGGCCTACCCCACCGCCTGCTACGGAGTCTATGACTATGATCCGGATTATCTTCACGCCTACCGGCGGGCGGCGGAGGACGAGAAACTTTATCAGGCCTACCTTGAGGAAAAAATTATGACTCCGACCGGGCATGATGATTTCCTGCAGCTGACTCCGAACCACCAACGAGAAGCACTGCAAGCCGACCCGACTCTCGGTTATGCCGAAGGCCTGCGCCGCGGTTGA
- a CDS encoding hotdog fold thioesterase: MKEIREFFKKDRFAAHNDIKLLELRPGYAKAELTVNDHHLNGVNITHGGAVFTLADLVFAVASNSHGTVAVGVNASISYLKATTKGSTLTAEGREVAINPKLATYQIDIRDEKQELIAVFQGTVYRKKTPLT, from the coding sequence ATGAAAGAAATCAGAGAATTTTTCAAGAAGGACCGTTTCGCCGCTCATAACGACATCAAACTGCTGGAGCTTCGTCCCGGTTACGCAAAAGCCGAGTTGACCGTCAACGACCACCATTTAAACGGCGTCAACATCACCCATGGCGGCGCCGTTTTCACCCTGGCCGACCTGGTTTTCGCCGTGGCCTCCAACTCACACGGCACAGTCGCGGTCGGAGTCAACGCCAGCATCTCCTATCTCAAGGCCACGACCAAGGGCAGCACCCTGACCGCCGAAGGACGCGAAGTCGCGATCAACCCCAAATTGGCGACCTACCAGATTGATATCCGGGACGAAAAACAGGAACTGATCGCCGTCTTTCAGGGCACGGTGTATCGCAAAAAAACCCCCTTAACATGA
- the nadA gene encoding quinolinate synthase NadA: protein MNRRSDPEIIEQIQQLKKNHQAVILAHNYEPAEIQELADITGDSLGLSVEAAGLDHPVIVFCGVRFMAESAAILAPDRKVLLPRLECGCGLADMAEAAALKKMRAQHPEAVVVTYVNSSAEVKAESDICCTSGNAVNVIKSIPLQQEIIFVPDRNLGAYVIEQTGRPMLLWDGACPIHDALRAADIEKARIAHPEALVMVHPECRPEVRHPADAVLSTGGMMDFVGGTSADSFIVATEEGMLYPLRQAYPNKTFYPVSPGNMICADMKMITPADILQTLKSLEPVITVAENIANRARLALERMLAIPRH, encoded by the coding sequence ATGAACCGCAGATCTGACCCGGAAATTATTGAACAGATACAACAACTAAAAAAAAACCACCAGGCCGTCATTCTTGCCCACAACTACGAACCGGCCGAAATCCAGGAACTCGCCGACATTACCGGTGATTCCCTGGGGTTAAGTGTTGAAGCGGCCGGTCTCGACCATCCCGTGATCGTCTTCTGCGGTGTCCGCTTCATGGCCGAAAGCGCGGCCATCCTCGCTCCTGATCGCAAGGTTCTGCTGCCCCGCCTGGAGTGCGGCTGCGGACTTGCCGATATGGCTGAGGCCGCCGCTCTAAAAAAAATGCGGGCCCAACACCCCGAGGCCGTGGTTGTCACCTACGTCAATTCCTCGGCTGAAGTCAAAGCCGAAAGCGACATTTGCTGCACCTCCGGCAACGCCGTCAACGTGATCAAATCAATCCCCTTGCAACAAGAAATCATCTTTGTTCCGGACCGCAACCTCGGAGCCTATGTAATCGAACAAACCGGTCGGCCGATGCTTCTCTGGGACGGGGCATGCCCGATTCATGACGCGCTTCGGGCCGCTGACATCGAAAAAGCCAGAATCGCGCACCCCGAGGCCCTGGTCATGGTCCATCCCGAATGCCGGCCCGAAGTCAGGCACCCGGCCGATGCCGTTTTAAGCACCGGTGGCATGATGGACTTTGTCGGCGGGACCAGCGCCGACAGCTTTATCGTGGCCACGGAAGAAGGGATGCTTTATCCTCTGCGCCAGGCCTATCCGAATAAAACCTTCTACCCCGTAAGCCCTGGCAACATGATCTGCGCCGACATGAAGATGATCACTCCCGCCGACATTCTCCAAACCCTGAAAAGCCTGGAACCGGTCATCACGGTCGCCGAAAACATTGCCAACCGGGCGCGACTGGCCCTAGAAAGGATGCTGGCCATTCCCCGCCATTAA
- the proC gene encoding pyrroline-5-carboxylate reductase translates to MDLNSLNIGIIGCGNMGRALIKGLSSVQKVPRLTIWDPLADCRNRLTEEFKSISMATDNQTLAKDNAIIVLAVKPQVIDPVMAEIKNALNPDKLLISIAAGIPCHRLEQALPLAIPTIRIMPNTPALINRGISAIAAGRHAGPDHLEKAAAIFTCLGETVFVPESAMDMVTAVSGSGPAYVFLVIEALLDAAVGLGMGRELARKLVLETLLGATELVKQSGLHPMELKDMVTSPGGTTIAGLAELEKNGLRHAFNEALRSACRRSQELGG, encoded by the coding sequence ATGGATCTGAACTCCCTGAACATCGGCATTATCGGCTGCGGCAATATGGGCCGAGCCCTCATCAAAGGTCTGAGCAGCGTTCAAAAGGTTCCCCGACTAACGATCTGGGATCCGCTCGCGGACTGCCGCAACCGTCTGACCGAAGAATTCAAATCAATCAGCATGGCAACCGACAACCAGACCCTAGCCAAAGATAATGCAATTATTGTTCTGGCGGTCAAACCCCAGGTTATCGACCCGGTCATGGCAGAAATCAAAAACGCTCTTAATCCCGATAAACTACTGATCTCAATTGCCGCCGGAATCCCCTGTCACCGCCTGGAACAGGCTCTGCCCTTGGCGATTCCAACCATTCGCATCATGCCCAATACTCCGGCGCTGATCAATCGCGGCATTTCGGCGATTGCCGCCGGCCGCCATGCCGGCCCCGACCATCTGGAAAAAGCCGCCGCCATCTTCACCTGCCTCGGAGAAACGGTTTTCGTGCCGGAGAGCGCCATGGATATGGTTACGGCGGTCTCCGGTAGCGGACCGGCCTATGTTTTTCTGGTCATCGAAGCCCTGCTGGATGCCGCCGTCGGCCTCGGTATGGGCCGCGAACTGGCCCGTAAACTGGTATTGGAAACCCTGCTCGGCGCCACCGAGCTGGTCAAACAAAGCGGGCTCCATCCCATGGAGCTCAAAGATATGGTCACCTCACCCGGCGGCACCACCATCGCCGGGCTGGCCGAGCTCGAAAAGAACGGCCTGCGGCACGCTTTCAACGAGGCCCTGCGAAGTGCCTGCCGGCGTTCACAGGAACTTGGCGGCTAA
- a CDS encoding SIS domain-containing protein gives MQIASPIFTPLYEAAAELQETTVKVCETCGPTLEKAVACCCKALRHDHKILFFGNGGSATQAQHLAAELINRFRFDRKPLAALALTSDSAVTTAIGNDYSFADLFVRQLEGLGRPGDIAVALSTSGTSENIVRGLKKARELKLNTIGLLGRDGGRCLELCDLALVVPAQNTARIQELHLLLGHLLCGLIEEEIYRP, from the coding sequence ATGCAAATCGCCTCCCCCATATTTACCCCATTATATGAAGCCGCGGCAGAGCTTCAGGAAACCACCGTGAAGGTTTGCGAAACCTGCGGCCCGACCCTGGAAAAAGCCGTGGCCTGCTGCTGCAAAGCCCTGCGCCATGACCATAAGATTCTCTTTTTCGGCAACGGCGGCAGCGCCACTCAGGCCCAGCACCTGGCGGCGGAGCTGATCAACCGGTTCCGTTTTGACCGCAAACCCCTGGCTGCTCTCGCCCTGACCTCGGATTCGGCGGTCACCACCGCAATCGGCAATGACTATTCCTTCGCCGACCTTTTTGTTCGGCAGCTTGAAGGCCTCGGTCGTCCCGGCGATATTGCCGTGGCCTTAAGCACCAGCGGAACCTCGGAAAACATTGTCAGGGGCCTGAAAAAGGCCCGCGAGCTGAAACTGAACACCATTGGCCTGCTCGGTCGCGATGGTGGTCGCTGTCTTGAACTATGCGACCTGGCCCTGGTGGTTCCCGCGCAGAATACCGCCCGGATTCAGGAACTCCATCTGCTGCTCGGCCATCTTCTCTGCGGCCTGATCGAGGAGGAAATCTACCGACCATGA
- a CDS encoding futalosine synthase encodes MTSHLNLGRIDYLNCRPLYEMLEHDRALADITLIPGHPADLNRALKDGSLDLSPSSSMLLATAEEKKFFILADLAIISRDEVRSVLLVSRRPPRQLEGGEIALTGHSLTSVFLLKIILFHFYRLDPKTITFRTQEFSADSPQESFLVIGDQALTLYHHPPAGYQIYDLGRLWHSFTNLPFVYALWIGRSSVLERQRAVIARLHRKLLEIMDRLPDRLNALAETTLKRGSHGNELSTKQLLDYWQKAIFYRLDEKALAGLDCFFNHARELGLIEKIPQLSFFPDAFRK; translated from the coding sequence ATGACCAGCCATCTCAACCTCGGGCGCATCGACTATCTCAACTGCCGACCGCTATACGAAATGCTGGAACATGACCGGGCACTGGCGGACATTACCCTGATACCCGGCCACCCGGCCGACCTCAATCGTGCTCTGAAAGACGGCAGTCTTGATCTGAGCCCCTCTTCTTCGATGCTGCTGGCCACCGCCGAAGAAAAAAAATTCTTCATTCTGGCGGATCTGGCTATCATCTCCCGCGACGAAGTGCGTAGCGTCCTGCTGGTCAGCCGCCGTCCACCCCGGCAACTGGAAGGCGGCGAAATTGCGCTGACCGGACACTCCCTGACCTCGGTTTTTCTGCTCAAAATCATTCTGTTTCATTTCTACCGACTCGACCCGAAAACCATCACCTTCAGAACTCAGGAATTTTCCGCCGACAGCCCCCAAGAGTCATTTCTGGTTATCGGCGACCAGGCTCTGACCCTTTATCACCATCCTCCCGCCGGTTATCAGATTTATGACCTCGGGCGCCTCTGGCACAGCTTCACCAACTTACCTTTTGTCTACGCTCTCTGGATCGGTCGCAGCTCAGTTCTTGAGCGACAACGGGCGGTGATCGCCCGACTCCACCGAAAATTACTTGAAATTATGGATCGTCTGCCGGACCGGCTTAACGCACTGGCTGAGACAACGTTGAAAAGAGGAAGCCACGGCAACGAACTCAGCACAAAACAGCTGCTCGATTACTGGCAAAAAGCCATCTTCTATCGACTCGATGAAAAGGCCCTGGCCGGGCTTGATTGTTTTTTCAATCATGCCCGGGAACTGGGGCTGATTGAAAAAATTCCACAGCTCAGTTTTTTTCCGGACGCTTTCAGAAAATAG
- a CDS encoding polynucleotide adenylyltransferase PcnB encodes MTGKANINPEGYPDKDSPFIIDRAKHPISRKNIDGNALKILYRLRNSGFTAYLAGGAVRDMLLGEQPADFDIVTDASPKQLKRLFRNSRIIGRRFRLVHVFFHGRSQNAGQIFEVATFRRPFTEEENEQKLIQEKPELANNLFGSPAEDARRRDFTINALFYNIADFSVIDHVNGLRDLQEKTIRIIGDPEIRFAEDPVRILRALEFACRLKFSIEENTAFGLRTLAPSLAEVPASRLREELKGLYTKKTTSALLALGADYAVNQHWLPPQVAAQVAVALPLLRRAESFFPANDNESFLEKIILSILVLPVVLDLYPLTAEARLNLVAAKVEETLESLNQAFNLPRFQRHAVKETIGLLYRLGRGDKRINQLLKREHFFSALFLFAACRLNGSVCPDHTSFWRQQSGRLNQHSGAMGLDYEKLFSDDF; translated from the coding sequence ATGACCGGCAAAGCAAACATTAATCCAGAAGGTTATCCGGACAAAGACAGTCCGTTTATCATTGACCGCGCCAAACATCCCATCTCCCGCAAAAACATAGATGGCAACGCTTTGAAGATTCTTTACCGTCTGAGAAATAGCGGCTTTACCGCTTATCTTGCCGGCGGCGCCGTCCGCGATATGTTGTTGGGCGAGCAACCGGCCGATTTCGACATCGTCACCGACGCCAGCCCCAAACAACTCAAACGATTGTTTCGCAACTCCCGGATTATCGGTCGCCGCTTTCGTCTGGTGCATGTTTTTTTTCACGGCCGTTCGCAAAACGCCGGACAAATATTTGAAGTCGCGACCTTTCGCCGGCCTTTCACCGAAGAGGAGAATGAGCAAAAACTGATTCAGGAGAAACCGGAGCTCGCCAACAATCTTTTCGGCTCACCGGCGGAAGATGCCCGCCGCCGGGATTTTACCATCAATGCTCTTTTCTACAATATCGCTGACTTCTCGGTGATTGATCATGTTAACGGCCTGCGTGACCTTCAGGAAAAAACCATCCGGATCATCGGTGATCCGGAAATCCGTTTTGCCGAAGATCCGGTTCGCATTCTGCGGGCTCTCGAATTTGCCTGCCGGCTCAAGTTTTCCATTGAAGAAAACACCGCCTTCGGGCTACGCACGCTGGCGCCGTCTCTGGCCGAGGTTCCCGCCAGCCGTCTGCGTGAGGAGTTAAAAGGACTTTACACCAAAAAAACCACCTCGGCCCTGCTGGCTCTGGGCGCGGACTACGCCGTCAACCAGCACTGGCTGCCTCCCCAGGTCGCGGCTCAAGTCGCGGTTGCGCTCCCACTTCTGCGCCGGGCCGAGAGTTTTTTCCCGGCGAACGACAATGAATCATTCCTGGAAAAGATTATCCTGAGCATCCTGGTGCTGCCGGTCGTCCTGGACTTGTATCCCCTGACCGCGGAAGCTCGTCTCAACCTAGTCGCCGCCAAGGTCGAGGAAACCCTGGAGAGCCTCAATCAGGCTTTCAACCTGCCTCGTTTTCAACGCCATGCCGTCAAAGAAACCATCGGCCTGCTTTACCGACTGGGCCGTGGTGATAAAAGGATTAATCAACTCCTGAAAAGGGAACATTTTTTCAGCGCTCTTTTTCTGTTCGCCGCCTGCAGACTAAACGGATCCGTCTGCCCGGATCATACCTCCTTCTGGCGTCAGCAAAGCGGCCGCCTGAACCAGCATTCCGGAGCCATGGGACTGGACTATGAAAAACTTTTTTCAGACGACTTCTGA
- a CDS encoding GGDEF domain-containing protein: MVSGYSSLGLEGKVFYEFVQRSPDLETKAWKNPDRNRLERELIQARLEINILKTQLEAVLTDPAGRSAAEILREAAFQQAVLIAELREKEELLRNLVITDGLTGLYNHRYFQQRLKEEFERLKRYSGVSSVIMIDIDNFKFYNDTHGHPAGDKVLKTVADLLRHKARHSDIVARYGGEEFAVLCHGGLDETVKVAERFRREIEIAVIPGQERQPLLDGQTHGSLTICLGVAAYETAMTEPGELVEKADMKLYQAKNAGRNRVVY; this comes from the coding sequence GTGGTGAGCGGCTATAGCAGTTTAGGCCTCGAAGGTAAAGTTTTTTATGAATTTGTTCAGAGGTCGCCTGATTTGGAAACTAAAGCCTGGAAAAATCCTGACCGGAACCGGCTTGAGCGGGAGTTGATACAGGCCCGGCTTGAAATTAATATCCTGAAAACTCAGCTCGAGGCGGTTCTGACCGATCCGGCCGGTCGGAGTGCGGCGGAGATTTTGCGGGAGGCCGCTTTTCAGCAGGCGGTTCTGATTGCCGAGCTGCGCGAGAAGGAAGAGCTTCTGCGTAACCTGGTGATTACCGACGGGCTTACCGGACTTTACAACCACCGCTATTTCCAGCAGCGTCTCAAGGAGGAATTCGAGCGGCTTAAGCGTTATTCCGGAGTCTCTTCCGTAATCATGATTGATATTGATAATTTTAAATTCTACAATGATACCCATGGTCACCCGGCCGGGGATAAGGTTCTGAAAACGGTCGCCGATTTACTCAGGCACAAAGCCAGACACAGTGATATCGTGGCCCGTTACGGGGGAGAGGAGTTTGCGGTTCTCTGTCATGGCGGGTTGGATGAGACCGTCAAAGTGGCGGAACGTTTTCGCCGGGAAATCGAAATTGCCGTGATCCCGGGACAGGAAAGACAGCCTTTGCTGGATGGTCAGACGCACGGTAGTTTGACCATCTGTCTTGGGGTGGCGGCTTACGAAACGGCTATGACTGAGCCGGGAGAGCTTGTGGAAAAGGCCGATATGAAACTTTATCAGGCAAAAAATGCGGGGAGAAACCGGGTTGTTTACTGA
- a CDS encoding PAS domain-containing protein, producing MRGETGLFTDFLSYLKTSWFVRFLVFLSLSAVLLLVFFPGYPAVLVFSVVVHGFVALAIVWFGFRVIRPVQLSMDQLFGLLERGLAGERRESPPSSGIRMGRYRELLKRATNLFREQYDELLNRSKQLENFAGVLEKQNLKLSESRQRYRRTMDALDNGIYLVDEDYVVRAINRAEAAYYGSEPKQIVGRRCYEIFRQRQRPCPDCLPRECMADGQVRNRLRVESRRAGRGYVNIFCYPIFHEGETRSHEAVVYIQDTSPLVMMEDQVVRAEKMASIGQMAAGIAHDLNNYLAGIYGVVQILELRFENAPAGREKDLHLLGRLKEQVEALNLMAGNLMVFSHPERKELFPLSLNQVIEDALSFSRYELEREQVRVVKKLQPDLPLARMEKGQIQQVFLNLMLNAAQAIRERKKNEGADYSGVIEVVTGAEDEARVFFSISDNGGGISRECRDHLFDPFFSTKEVSVERGATGLGLFTARTVMEQHQGEISFSSEINQGSTFKVVLPWCQESGVCFPLSAGGPTKLA from the coding sequence ATGCGGGGAGAAACCGGGTTGTTTACTGACTTTCTTTCCTATTTAAAAACTTCATGGTTTGTGCGTTTTCTGGTTTTCCTCAGCCTGAGCGCGGTCTTGCTGCTGGTTTTTTTCCCTGGGTATCCGGCGGTTCTTGTCTTTTCGGTGGTCGTCCACGGTTTTGTGGCTCTGGCTATAGTCTGGTTTGGCTTTCGGGTGATTCGGCCGGTGCAGTTGAGTATGGATCAGCTTTTTGGCTTGCTTGAGAGAGGTTTGGCCGGGGAGCGCAGAGAGTCGCCTCCCAGTTCCGGGATCAGAATGGGACGCTACCGGGAATTGTTGAAAAGGGCCACAAACTTGTTTCGCGAGCAATACGATGAATTATTGAACCGCAGCAAACAATTGGAAAACTTTGCCGGGGTGCTGGAGAAACAGAATCTAAAACTCAGTGAAAGTCGGCAGCGCTATCGGCGGACCATGGACGCCTTGGATAACGGTATTTATTTGGTTGACGAAGATTATGTGGTTCGGGCTATCAATCGGGCTGAAGCCGCTTATTATGGCAGCGAACCGAAACAAATCGTGGGCCGGCGTTGCTATGAAATTTTTCGGCAGCGGCAAAGGCCCTGTCCCGATTGCCTGCCGCGCGAATGTATGGCCGATGGCCAGGTCCGTAACCGTTTACGGGTCGAAAGCCGACGAGCCGGCCGCGGCTATGTCAATATTTTCTGCTACCCGATTTTCCATGAGGGGGAAACGCGAAGCCATGAGGCGGTCGTCTATATTCAGGATACCAGCCCCTTGGTCATGATGGAAGACCAGGTGGTCAGAGCCGAGAAAATGGCCAGCATCGGGCAGATGGCGGCCGGCATCGCGCATGATCTGAATAACTATCTTGCCGGTATCTACGGAGTCGTACAAATTCTTGAGCTGCGCTTTGAAAACGCTCCGGCCGGACGGGAAAAGGATCTGCATCTGCTCGGTCGACTGAAGGAACAGGTTGAAGCCCTGAATCTGATGGCCGGAAACCTGATGGTTTTTTCTCATCCTGAGCGCAAGGAGTTGTTTCCGCTCTCCCTTAATCAGGTGATAGAAGACGCGCTTTCGTTCAGTCGTTATGAACTTGAACGGGAACAGGTCCGGGTCGTGAAGAAACTTCAGCCGGATCTTCCCCTGGCCCGCATGGAAAAAGGCCAGATTCAGCAGGTTTTTCTGAACTTGATGCTCAACGCCGCCCAGGCGATCAGGGAGCGGAAGAAAAACGAAGGGGCTGATTATTCAGGTGTGATTGAGGTCGTCACCGGGGCTGAGGATGAGGCCAGGGTCTTTTTTTCGATTTCCGATAACGGTGGCGGAATCAGTCGGGAGTGTCGGGATCATCTTTTTGATCCTTTTTTCTCGACTAAAGAGGTCAGTGTTGAGCGTGGGGCGACCGGACTCGGGCTGTTTACGGCCCGGACCGTTATGGAACAGCATCAGGGAGAGATCAGTTTCAGCAGTGAAATAAACCAAGGCAGCACTTTCAAGGTAGTGCTGCCTTGGTGCCAGGAATCCGGGGTCTGTTTTCCCTTGTCTGCCGGTGGGCCGACAAAGCTTGCTTGA